The DNA region TGACTGACTTCTCATTGATTGTTTGTTCCTCTTTTACTTTTTCAGATTGAGGAATGTGGTGCTAAGATTCGTCAAGTCATCCACTGGTAATGGAATCGAAAACTCGTGTCTGCAGATAGTTTCGTTTGTTGTGTAGTTTTTTAAAGCTGCGATATTGGTGGGAAAAATGTAGGTTTGGTCAACTTCAACAAGTTGATGTTAGCTGTGTGGAGCCAGCTATTAGAGCAGGTTTGTGTATAAAGTACAAaactttcttctttgttttgtgtGTTCGTAATGTTTTGCTGATATGAAATATTCATGAAAGAGTGAATCTTTGGGGAAGAAAAAGAGTGTATTATAGCTAAGATTTGTTGCATCCATCTCGTGAGTGCTGAATCAAATGAGTTTTGATCATGTGGACAGATCTTTATAAGTAAAATTGATTGGAGATTAAGGTTTTGAGTCTTTGTAGTCTAAGCACATTCTCTTGGTAAAATCTTTGGAGGCATATTGGTTCATGAAAGATTGTAAGTAAGTAAGATTTGTTGCATCCATCTGAGAATGGTGAACAATGAGTTTGATCATGTTTTGAGTAGACTCATGTGGACAGATCTTTTTATAAACAAAGTTGATTGGAGTTTAGGGACTTTAGTTTTTGTAGTCTTATAGCACATTCTCTTGGTAAAATCTGATGAggaatatagttttttttttctgtaactaGAGGTCTACTTATCAGTTCTGATTAGTTTTTGACAAGTGGGAATATATATAACACTGCCTATTTTAATGTCTTGATCCTTACTGATTTTTAACAAATATCCTGTAGAAATGGAAGGTGGAAATTTGCGAGAGGATGCTCCTGAAACATTTGAGAACAGGTTTGATCTTCATACAGTTTTTTCTCCATCTAGAATATAGTAGAATTGATTCTTGTTTTAGGACGAAAGCCATCtactaaagtttatatgttTCTTTATACAGGGATAGTATAAGAGCTTCGATTCCAAGCTTTGATGAGGTGTATTTAAAAGTACCTAAAGTACTAAACAAAGAGTGACTTTTTGTCAGGTATTCTACTCTTATCCCGTGGAGGAGGAATCATAGTTTATCTGGTTATGATATTTAGCTTTATTGGTTACGAacctttttgtgtgtgtgtgtcttttTGTGTAGCTTCTTCGGGTTGTGTGGTGGCAGAAGAGATTCAATCTCAGCTCAGGTTCCACcatctctttatttttattttttgatttggttAGGAGAGACCAAAGCTGCCTCTTAACTATCAAGTCTCACGAAGGCTATTACTCTACAACATGGTGTTACTTTATGAACTCGATCCATCCATTTCCATCGTTGATCGTTTATAAACCCCGGGCCAACCGCTTGTTCCACAACATACAAGTTCATAGCATTCCTTCTGGTGAATGTTAGTTTGTCCAGTGGACATTGAATCGGCGTTGTGACTACTGAAAAACAAAAACCgacggttcggttcggtttcagAAAATCGAAATCGCAGGGCTACTAGAAAGTTTAGGTCTGAAGGCCCGCATATCTTTCTAGGAGAGGGTCTAAAGTATACGCTAAATTAACTCGCAGAGTAGATCCCTCCTATCAAGAACCAAACCGGCGATCTCTTAATCCGTTCgtaacatgttttttttaatacagaAAAGGGAGAGATAGCCAGAGAGCATAGACACACAATCGCATCATTAATACAGCAAAACAAACGTACATTCCAGTCCGGATATTTGAGAAATgcatctacaaaaaaaaaaaatcctagagCTGTCTCTTCTTAAGCAAGTTTAAGGTGGCTGAATATCACAAACTGACAGCATGACAAACAACAGCTTGTCTGAGCAAAGAAATCCAAGCTTAGTGTAGTCACTGATGCTCATTAATTCTACTACGAGATCTGTTGACATGTTCTGAAACTGAAACTCAGTTTTTATTTTCAGCTGTTTCTGCTACAAAAATATCTTCCTTAGATGTTATCATCAATTTATACAACAACGACATAAGAGTGTGGAAAGCACTCCAATACATAGATTCTTATGACGTCTGTTCAAAATGTCAAAGTCCTCGTTACTTTGATCCCACGACACACACCACTCCCAACATCTTctactatttattttctattaataatCACACGACTTAACATACAAATgtaatatatacacacacatacattCACACTCAAAGGCAACACACAGAAGTCTGAGTAAACAATCATACGTGGCATCCATCTTTGATTAGTCGTTATATGTTTTCTTCGcaagtttgtttgtttgattacATACGTGGCTGAGGATGAAACCTCTTGTTGAGAAAGAGGCACACGACAGAAATATCATCAACCTTGACCGTCGGATATTTCTGTCTCCATGCATTAGCCGCCGCCTCTGTCACTGCGTTGGCCGCTCCTGCCTCATTCTCTGAATTCATCACCACCGTAGCCACTTCTTCGTTACTAAGAACATCCCAGACCtatacaaaagaaaatcatCATTTACATGGCTCGTTGAGTTAAATTGCTTTTTATAGTTTGGTTTCTAGTTTGTAGCGTAGAAAAGCCTTAGCCAGGCTCAACATTTGTATGGGccatcaaacaaaataaaattagttttaaagtactccctccgttttattttaattgtctTTCTAAGTTTATACACacaattaagaaaacatatgattttgtatatttccaagATAAAAACACAGTTAACTATACatataaccatatttcaaccaatagaaaaataaaatggaggatctttttaataaattttgcattaaaactctaaaacgacacttattttgaaacgaaatttttttcttacaacGACAATTAAATCGAAACGGAGGTAGTATATGTTtccttaattttttaatatatatatatatatatatatatatatatatatatatatatatatatatatatatatatattaaattatcagTACTAattggatatattttttgatagaaacaaaactatatgtacatgcaaaatattttttgacctttttaaatctaatttctTAGATacctatatataaaaatatgtatttataaagaAAACCCTTTAACTACTAATATACGGGGAGACACATGTTTGAACCGGGGTTGGTCGGACCACTTGTCACCTTAATTAGCAGGCACTGGCCTTAAACGGTTTGTTAATTGTTATCCTCTTGGAGAAGTATATACGTACCCCATCGGAAGCAAGGAGCAGAAACTGGTCGCCAGGAGTGATTTGATGCGCAGATACTTGAGGAGTCGCAATGACACCATAGCTCTTAAGAACGAAATCACCCAAAGACCTAGACATGGCTAGACCGGGCCGGTTTTCATGTGGAAGCCATACTCTTAGAATATGTGGCTCTGACTCTAATGCCAAGACCCTTCCGTTGCGTTTTCTTATTCTGTCGGCTTCGTCTACAAAAGTAATTAACCCAAAAATCCTGAGTCCTAATGAAAACGGTACGTGACAATGACATTGTTTACAAACATGCTTTATCCCTAGCATCACAAACTTACTTGGAACACTTGGCTTCAGGTCAGTGGTTAATTGAACCACCTTGATTTCTCCATCCTCACTTGTTCCAATCATCACAGCCCTTGAATCTCCTAGATTTGCCACCATCACTTGATTTCCCTGTTCAGATATTGTtgtttaatattacaaaattatatgattatgtATTTCATGATATATACCATGCATATTAACATCATGTTCAAAAATTGTTGCTTAATGTTACAAAAGCATAATTATGTATTTCGTGATATATACCATACAACATTtaattagaagaagaaaaaaattattactctATTTGCATTGAAAATCGAAACATCACTTATGATCAGTGTCCATCCATAGGGTTAGGCCACATGAGCAGCTGATTAGGACACatgaattatgttttataatttttcatcacaaattttcattgtttatgtatttttctataaaGTTTAGGGCCATAAGCAAAATTGACAATAATGTTTGGACCGGTACTGCTTATGTACATAAATAATCAGATCAAAACGTCATTTAATATGAAACTGCAACAAAATGAAAGATTTTCAAGAGACGTACGTGTGTAACGGCGAGAACAGCAGTAGTTCCGGAGGAAGAGCAATCAAGGGTGTTTTTGAGTTTAAGAATTCTTTTGTCCATCAACAAAAACGTAGTTTCACAAATGAGTTTCCAGTCTCGTGTCACTGAATGGTTATTCATATGACCTAACAATAAAGATGGCAATTGGTTTCTTACTATCTTGCTCACCAATTCACCTTTCTCACCATGGCCATCAAACACTCCACACAACGCTCCTTCTTCTGTTCCATAGCCCTACAGTTTTACCATTCATTTGATTAAAAAGAGATTTTGCTTTGGACAAACATATATTTACACTTctgaatataaaattattttgtacgAATGCAAAAAttcagttaaaaaaacaaaCGTATTTTTGTAAATTGAAATACCAGGTGGAGAATGGCAGCATCTTGATTGTATCCCTTGCCTCCAGCTAAAGAAGAGACAGAGCCAAAGCCTTGATGAACATCTTGCTGTTCAGAGTGTAAAACTGCATTTTCTTGTCCATAATCTTTTATCTCATAAATCTGGTTTCGATCTGTTGATCCTCCTGAGGataaacagaaacaaaagccCATTTTTAGTTTCCGTATATGTATGAGAGGAGATCAAACAAATGAAAGAGTTTGATACACGATTTTGCTTATTCATATACCCATTTATATAGCCTTCTGTGAATCTTAATCGTggatatatgaatatataattattactagattttgatccgcgctttggaagcgcggaatattttacgataaaaaatttcactaataacttaacaaatattttggtaatttttaaagagtgtgtatttaaaatatttttgcatttaaatcagtgtttttaaattcaacccgattgtgattatacccgttaatccggagatctgacaattcaattttggtttttaaaatattcatattaaaaaaatcactaaacctcgagactaaccgattgaactgatggatgaccgatatgtaatctaattggatttaaattgtaatagtttcataatttgtaatcttataatccaaattttaaagttcattattttgcaatttatgaaattatgatgtttctacaaaattctaaagagaaaatgatagatataaaataactaagattaattattgtattgcctggaaacattaatagtagtataaaaaatatattgtttggaaacattgatagtagtacaaagaaataagtatattgtttggaaacatggatagtagtataaaaaagtaacattagtgatttaatgtagatttaactataaagtataaaggtgtatttaatttaaaaacttacaacataaatattaggtccaacaaaatgtttctgttttaataagatagatatattcATGTAGATGACTTGCATCTTTGGCATTCAGGATGAAGGATTCAATTCTGACGCGGTCGAtctatattcttttctttttttcttacgtCAAACGatctatattcttttattttgggTAAGACTTATTAAAAACCAGATATTTTTTGGGTGAAAAATGTACAAAAAACCAGATATGGATTATTATCTagaactttttaaatatatatagattcatACATCGTTATTTCAGAGGTTGCATAACATTAATTAACATGTCAATATACAATAtactttttcatatataaacacGAAGCAGCgtaaaaatgtattttcatTCATGTTTCACGTTTTATTTTTTAGCATaccttctatatatatattatatatattgtaaatagCTGCCGTCAATTAGAATCAACGAATAGCTAAAATGAGTCGACCATGTGGGCAAAAAGAGAGACTGATCATACTCCAAATTATGGAGAGAGTAAATTCCGAATTGAGTATAACTTCtgcatctatactattaaagcaaaatCCCTAATAGGATTCTGCCATTGgtttttaagttatttacaaGATCATGCCACTGCCTTAATTATagattttcataattaattaaaatcagCCAGAAATATAAGCTAATTAGTATAATTAATACCCAATAAAATTCAAGCTTTAGTAATTATAGAATCATTCGAAAAAGATAGTGACCCTGAGATACACTCACGTATTAAGTACCGgatattctaattttcttttgtatttaatagtatagattgttGTTCGAGTTTTATCTTTAATTGAGATAGATTGAAAAAACAATTACCTACTATACATAATTTCTTTTGAAGTTTACTTTAATTTCCAACATAAAAGAAATTCTATTGCCTAAAATCTAGAAACAGTTCCATCGACACTTTTTCTTCTCATTATATAAGATCGTGTCATCCCATTAGTccatacatttattttatatgagaGTATCTTGGGGTCTTTTGATTTTCCATAAACTAAgttaaaatttgatattaatCGTTTATAATATTCACATAGTTTAGACTAGCATAAATATCTTTcgttaaaaaaagttaaaaattgttattattgttatcccaaccaaaccaaaataatcaaaccaaaaccaatatttataaataaccgAACAGTAAATATATCTCttgaaccaaaaaccaaaaccatAACTAAATTGGAATCAAATCTAAAAAGTCAAGAGGCCGTGCAC from Raphanus sativus cultivar WK10039 chromosome 8, ASM80110v3, whole genome shotgun sequence includes:
- the LOC108819490 gene encoding glutamyl-tRNA(Gln) amidotransferase subunit C, chloroplastic/mitochondrial, yielding MATRALLAVLSASPPRMIQTKVSTFSSSSSLSFQRHSRRIARCFSSDTNPSVLQPPDVSRLAETARISLTPSEIEECGAKIRQVIHWFGQLQQVDVSCVEPAIRAEMEGGNLREDAPETFENRDSIRASIPSFDEVYLKVPKVLNKE
- the LOC108838362 gene encoding probable protein phosphatase 2C 61 — encoded protein: MGFCFCLSSGGSTDRNQIYEIKDYGQENAVLHSEQQDVHQGFGSVSSLAGGKGYNQDAAILHLGYGTEEGALCGVFDGHGEKGELVSKIVRNQLPSLLLGHMNNHSVTRDWKLICETTFLLMDKRILKLKNTLDCSSSGTTAVLAVTHGNQVMVANLGDSRAVMIGTSEDGEIKVVQLTTDLKPSVPNEADRIRKRNGRVLALESEPHILRVWLPHENRPGLAMSRSLGDFVLKSYGVIATPQVSAHQITPGDQFLLLASDGVWDVLSNEEVATVVMNSENEAGAANAVTEAAANAWRQKYPTVKVDDISVVCLFLNKRFHPQPRM